CTTAAATAATTtacttcaaaattttcaaaaataacaattcaaatattaaaacattGCCTTTACCTGTTATAATCAGTGGGTAGTGGTGGAGTAATAAGATGATCCATCTTTCAAATAACCCCTGGTCCCCGAAAGCCAATCTCTTACACAAGCACTTGAGTTTTTAGTTTCATACTAATTTTGtacttttttcacttttgaaaagaatattttttatttctcttattttaaaattttaaaaatatattattattttcagttttactttttttaacaagtattttaagatttttaaataacatttcaCTTTCATTAACAAATAAGCAATTTTTCTCTAAAGTGGACTGACTCAAAAATTGACCCTAACCCACTTGGATATAAGGACTTTTTGATTCTATGGACTATTTATTCGTACATGTGGACCTTATAGCCCTATGGTCCTGGCCTACGTGGATTAGGATTGAATTGGTAAAGGCTAATCAATTTGACAGCTGAAGGTGTGTAACCAAACAAGGATGTAAACAGATCCCATTCATCCCTTATAAACATGCTCTAGAATTTATCCACTACTGCTGGAGTTTAATGGTGATAGTGTGATACACTAAATGTGGAAAACAGTCTTATAGTGTCATTCAATTACAGACTATCtattattatgtatgataaatttgttaacttttataataattatcttaaaaattatatcaataataaattatgattggataataatataaaaaagaattatattttagtggATCATCATTAAACTTGTGCTATTCCTATTGTGTACCTTATAAGTTATACTAAGGATAAGTTGCTAAACATTTGGAGTACTGAACCCAATTGCAACAAAGTGAACCAACCATAGTACCTTATAGTGGCTGCTTTTCTTTTGCTATAGTGTTTGAAAAGTTCTACACAAGTCATGTCTACTTCGCCAGAAGCTTCCATCACAACAAAAAGAAGATAACTTCCATGCTGTTATCTTATGAACCTATATGCCATTTTCATGCTGGTCGGCTGGTCCCATTGGCCTCACCCAAGACCCTATTAACTTTTCCACAACCATTATAATTAgtgccatatatatatatatgccaaaaaacaaagaagaaaataagtgaTAAAGTTGGTGTCCAAATTTCTAATTTGAGTATTTGACCACTAAAAGCAAGCTACACtgaattatgtatttatttgcaAATAATAGCTCATATCAGTATTAGCCAGGTTCAGAGTTCAACTAACTGCCGCCACAGGAACACTGCTTTTTTCCTGATGTGGAAGGAAAATTTTAAGATCCTGTTTTGACCTCTAGCTTGTCAATTTGGATAATTTTCGATCACGTTTCTAGCAATATAATTTGGGTTGgagaatattaaaatgtttggatatattttttactttataaatcaattttttggagtaaaatttattagtcatgcatgatgatttttttttaaaatattttggaagagtagaagaaattttaaatataatgagactcactaaattttcaaaacatagatatatatttttattagaataatgttattttatcatttaaacataattatttttaaaatgtcatccttaaatgaaaattatgtttttgccAGAAATTTAACTAAAATGTAAAGCATTGCATATACACCACTAGTGGTGCATGTTGGCTGCTTTGGATTTAGTGACGCGCATCcaagaatatataaaataatttcccGTTGGTAATCTAGTCCTATGActgaaaattgttaaaaaaaaatcaattaaccgGTAGTAGTAATTATGCTATTGGCACAAattgatatttataaatttgatttgagATTATGGCCTTTCTTTTTCCAATGATGCTAATGCtatcattctttatttttaggGCGGCGAGGGGTTGTTTTCGTTATAGGTGCCACTGgacaaataaaattgagaattgtGACGTCAACATGTCACCAATGTTAATCTAGAGGATAAATAACGTTATTTGATAACGGGAGTTTGACTTCTTATCAAGCAAGAGTATAATTTAGAGGATAAAATATAGAATTATAAATagtcataaattaattattaaaattttgatcaaatGATTATACTGTAAAATATCATCTATTATTGGATTAAAAAATGCCGACAGTTAAGATCATTTCCGTTAGTATAATCATTGTATAATAGAAATTCTATAGACTTTTGTGAATTTACATTAATTGTATAATATTATCTATTActgtatattaaaataatatcatgaCTAGAACACATGTCAACTGTTGAAACAAATTTTCCTTActttttttgtctttctctcatttttctcaTCTTAAACCTATTATGGGTAAGAGTAGGCGGCCCacaatttttacaaattatatatcAATAGCCAATGCTAATAGCTTTgggtgtattttttattttttatttttgtcaatagCTGTGTGTATGATAGACTAACAATTTTATAgattttgttatgttttgatccctattttttttttgtaaattttacttttattctataatttttttaagcattTAGGATCTGaaagtgaaatttgaaaataaaaataaaaacataattaacccGTTGCCCTTATTTACAATTGGGATATATGAAATTTACTCATAGCAATCTCATTCGTTCTAGTTATTCatcattttaattacaattcatttttaattaaactaatatatCGAGATAGAGAAAGAGAGGGGAAAGAGAGAGGAAAGAGTACTGGAAGGAGATTATTCAAAACAAGAATTTAGTTGGAAtctattcaaaataatatattaatactttatattaaatatgttatttgttaatataataaatcatatatatatatatatatatatatatatatatatatatatatatatatatatatattgtaatgcTTATATTATCATAAAATGTGTGAATCAATTAATGTATATTTGTTTCAACTTAATTAAAAGTATCGAACTCAaattataagtatataattatattaaatatgcaaataaaaaaatttgttatctaATATGATGTTCTAGATCTACTTGACTAGAGCATGAGCGAGAGACATTTAtgatctataaaaaataaagtaatgttcatattaataattttatttttaatataaagataATACCATCATATATAGCTAATTCAGCAAGATAATGTTagtatatgatatttatttttgtgtgtgtacgTGTATAAtggtatatttatatataattaatttataaattttacttcATTTATTAAAGTTTGTCCTTGGCTTTAAATGAGTCGAATTGCTGAATAAGTGGGAAATGCCCTCAACACCAAATTTCGTTTTAAACATGAATACAAGGCATATGAGTAATAATTTCCAATTAGTGAAATTTGAAGCATAAAAAGAGTGCTATACGGGTATAGTTATCTTTTATTTGGTTGATCGTAGTTATCCAGTCCTGGTTTTCTACAAAGAAGTATACATGCATGCATgacctaaattaaattaagttaaatgCATAAAAAGGACATATAATAAGGACGTCAGAATTGCTGTTTTAACTAGATTAGTTGAAAATGTAGGTTTGGTAGAGAAAATGGCATCTTTTGTGGTCCATCCCATGCTTCATCCAAACAACGAGAACACCGAAGAATATACTAATAATACTACAAACAAGCACATTGATGTTGAGTCCTAAAGTTATTAAGAGCATTCAAAACAGAGAAAAATATCTGTGCTGCTTGGTTTCAATGATTCTTGTTTTCATGCGTTTCTCCTATACTATGCACCTACTCAGCGTTCTGTGTTGTGCAAACTTAATTCTTATCTGATTCATTAATCTTGCTGGTGTAACGTATTGACATCTGTTttggaagatttttttttgtttgaaaatccATTTTCTTTATACAGAAAATTCTTTGTTTAGCAAATTAATATAGAAtaattcacacaaaaaaaagtataaaataattagaattggtttaattttaatttgaatatttttcgggggtttttttttttgttgttgcaaaagGCAGGGACAAGCTGCCCCAAAGAAGGAGAAGGTATCCCAACTAGATTGACACCCCTCCCTTTACTTTCACAAAGACAGCAATAATGAAAATAGGAATAGtgtcccacaaaaaaaaaaaaatcaggtaTAATTAAACCATAGGAGGCTAAACTATCTACACAGGTATTGCCTTCCTTGTATATGTGAGAAACCTTGAAATCCATACTTTTAGTGATATAAATGCAGTTAGACCATCTATTTAAATGTTTCCAAGGAACTATATATATTAGGAGAAGAAAAGGCTGCAACAACAAGTTGGGAGTCACACTCAAGCCTTAGATTGGACCAGCCCTTGGCTTTGACCAGCTCAATAGAATACATTGCTCCTAAGAATCGCCAAGGTTGACAACAAAAGAGCCCATGCATGGCTGCACCACTAAATCCCACCACAAGCAGCAGTACCGGGAGATCCATTGCAACTTGCAAGCACCATCAGAGTAGCATTTCACCCAATTGCTAAGCGGAGGGAACCACaaaactttgtgtgtgtgtgtgtgtgtatttttataaaggaataatttaattttaaaaaataatctttttttaaaagtgtttcatgtatttgaataaaattttcaaaataatcaaaaattgaaaagaatataaaattttattaaaactagAAGTTATATTGGAAGTTTCTTATAAAATcagctattttatttttaaaaaaggaaaaaatattattattataaacaaacataaatcaatttctgattttctaaaaaatttacataaaaattactttttttaaaaaaaaatataacaaagtaACTCTATCAATAAGatttaactcaattaattaattaaatatgaagaAAATCTATCAACTTGTGCGTTTGAGGCTCCACAGAATTCACAATCTGAACACAATCTCAAAAGGACAAAACAAAATCGACCGCTAAATTATATTCGTAATAAAAATCGATGGCTTAAAGAATTGCCTTCTCCAATGAGTGAAGAAAACCAAAGGAAGACCAAAAGCACGAAAAAGGAACACTTAATCATGATAAAGGGTTTGTGATGGATGATTCCACGAGGGAAAATTGCTTCATTTTGACAATGCAGTCAAACAAATTCCCTCTTAGCATCCAAAAAAATTTCCTTGTGATGATTGATTTACTCGATATGTTTCCACTAAACATTTTTTGTGACAAATTAATTCAATGCTCGTGTCTCGTTGTCCGAATTTGTGCCAAATTTTGTGTATTCCACTTTGACATATTGTGCAAATTAATCCAACGGcagaaaaaaatagttcaaatgGAGGGACATTCACTCCTTAATTTCCACCTTTTCCCTTTCCCAACCAAGTGGAAGGAAAGTGTCACGATGTTGCCTTTTTCCTTATTAGTTTTCACAAACCATTGGTGTTAAACCatcacttttgaattttttttagaatgaatGTTTGGGAATATTGACCCATTATTTCAGAAACAAAGGTCATTAAGAAACGTGTGACATAGAGCAACAACTGAAATTATTATGCATATCCCAAGCGTCGAGCTTTAGTTGGATAGTTATACATGTcattatttaaaagaaaggTCAACTAGTTTACttgttaaaaacaaaataaataaataatatggcTTAGATTCGTTTTTTCATGTTAgttctcttaaaattatttttattttattttattttagcccTTCACGTCAAATGTCCTTATTAAGTGATAatgtaattaatcaaaattgaatatgtctaatatataaataacagaTTAAAATGAGAATATTACAATATAAAAAGAAGTTTACGATTTTATAGCAACTAAAATAATGTGGAaagagacaaaaacaaaaaaaaacacacatatatatattataaggatttagagttttatttaaacctaataataacaagaaaaacaagagtTTACTTATGTACTAATTTAGTTTAACTTTGGTTTTTTCAGTTTAACTTTACGtattatacttttatatatatatatatatatatatatatatatatatcttcgtTTTATTTTATCACATCACCCATAcctatcatatttattataatatacacATTCCCTCTGTAATTTCCTTTCATGGGTTTATATATTCTCAAAGACGTGAAAATGTCATTTTTACAATCCTGATGGTTTAGGCATTCCCAATAGAAATAAACCCTAACCACaccatatatacttttggattGTAAAATAGTATATCACTAATTTGTGCTTAATTgtgtacccaaaaaaattacacttaacTATTTTCATCAGTACGAAACGAAATGATATAAAAGGTTTTAATTAAGTCAATCAATTATTTTGACTAAAAATATAGTGAGATAAAAtatgagagagaaaagaaataaacattttttattaaaaaaattgcacatgttaTTCGTGCAACTTTCATGGTAAACAGTTTTGTGATATTTagcattttatatttgttaattatgttGGATTGCACTGGTATAGAATCTTCCGAAAAATTAAGTCCTAACATACATtgttaaatcaaataatattggAATTCATTTACAGGGTAACAAGTTCAATGTTCCCTACCATAATCACGAGTATTTTATCCCATCTTTGACCTAGAACACAAAACTTTGTTTCTAACACGTACGTACGCCTCCCTTCTTATAACTTGCAAGTATTAGATATATACAGAGCTCTTTCTTTTCGTGTTTTTGTCTAATTAAGGATTTATACACTTAACATGTTATTGTGTTCTTCCTTGAACTTTCTTATATATTACGATTTGATAAAGGCCATCATGATCGCATGCTTCCTTTTCTTTACTAGTAGATGATAGAGAacgtatttttctctattttactGCCCTCAATGCCCATGAGATTTTGACTTGTAATTAATAACCTCCTTCAGCCTCGTAATAGTGCCATGTTATTGCATTGGATTCGGTCAACATCTAACAACACCATAAGATGTTAACCCAAAAATTTTATTTGCCACTATAccataatcaattaattaaattaagaatttaatattGTTAACTCCTTACAATAAAttgtttctattttataaatgaaaggaTGAACAAAGCACAATTTAAAACAGAGGGATGAAAAATGCAACACCATGGGTATGCTAATCATTACAAGTTTTATTCTTTAATCTAAAGAGTTTAagcctatatatataaaaaaaggcaCCTATATATGAAGAGCAATGCATCCACATGTCTAGTAGGGATGggatatgaataattaatttagactATCCGTTTAGAGTTTTATGGCTTGACCtgcattaaatttaattacatgatttgtttattaaataaatcatgttaatatatgtttaatattttatttaactaaaaaaattaatctatttaaatgACATTTGACTCAAacacattaatttatataagtaaATATGCTGTTTTTTAAGGGAATATAACtaatatgttattatatatatatatatatatatatatatatatatatatatatatatatatatatatatatatatatcttgttattattttattgaatttttatatattataatacatCGAACTTATATATGTGTTGGCCTCTTTAAAGATTTGACCCATTACcttacataaaatttaaaacctaCTAATCTATTTAGATATTTGTTTTTCGacttatttcaaaaaattactgCAAAATAATATCTaacttttaaataagttttcaaaTCAAGTATTAAGAAATGAAGTTTTAAGCTTGAGAAATATTCTATCTTTATTTAAGGTAAAGTCTAACTTGACTTGTCTTTATGTCCTCGCACATACAACctttatacataattttattatttatagaagaaacaaaagtaatattttaagtGAAAATGGTGTACGTGTTCCTCGAGTTTTGAGTTAAAAGATTTTTCCTGCCTTATAACGTAACACCATCTTctccttaaaaaattattgtaaaaatacttaatttgtaatttaatacaaaattcaaaattggaATTTGTTTTCATAGAAGAAAAATGCTACAGTTACGGTACGTTAAGGTGAAACtcatacaaaatgaaaataaaaagcatcaTTGAATACTATTGTTTCTTTTGACACGAATAATATTAGTAttgaataattatttgtaattattttttttgctgaattattGTAAGGATTAAGCAGCTTATAAAAGTTATACCAAGACTTTAAAAAGTAAGTACGAGATATTCATCAAAGACTTAAAGAAGACCGATCTCAAAGACCatttaaactaataatttattggtataattgttgattttgaaatttattttttaaaataaaagtgtcttaaaaacattaaatatttttttattagaaaaaatactattgaaataaaaatcatagtaaaaaaactaaaaatagattaatacaatttttataataaaaaatcactttttttataaccaaatatttaaataggAGGGCTAGctactcatttattttaaaaacattcctagtggttaaaatttatcaaaagttACAAAATTAGAAGAGATTAAgtcattaaataagatatgaaactactaaaatttatgattttttaatacttCCTTTAATCTagattataaacaaaaatatatattttatacttaaTAAGAAAATGAGCTAACTTCgttaaattatatcattttcaactaaaaacaaacatttttttttctaaattattacTTATTGGAACTTATGtcaaacataaaaaagtttTTAGCTATATTAAAcgaaaaaatttcattaaataaaacataagtaaaatttgtttatatttaaaataaaaaaataagagatttttgttgtttataatAGATACCGGAgggtaacttttaattaataataaaaaatgtattaaaaaaactacaaataattaatctttatccGATAATTTGGTAGGTCACTTTAACTAAATCTCtcattttaatcatattttttcataaaactcaaatttaaaatattatttaagaaattcgaGCTCAATACCATTTGAAccaataacatattaatatattaaaaagatgcattactaaaatttatcctttacaaataacattaataatattaaatataaatcatttatagcagatacaaaaatataagtcattaattaatgttttccttaaaaattattttgttttctctggTCCATGCAAATCCCTCTAGAGAGTTCtatttcttttcaattaaatGCAAACAAAAACGTATTGCAAGTCCAATTAATGCACTTGATTTATGATTTTCCGTCCCCTGGTGTGATTCTTTTCAAGCGTGGGactagagaaggaaaaaaaccaTGCTGCAATTGCTTTCAAGTAATTCAAAAATTGAAGGCCAGGGGGAGCATAGTGGACCTAGCTCCTTGTGTGGGGTTGATGTTGTCCTTGTATTCATCTATCTATGATAGAATTAGTCAATTGACAACATCATATAGAAAAATACATGGTATAGCAGCCAAAGATGATAGTGAAAAAACTTTGATATTCCTGAACCATAGCCttagataaaattatataaacccCATCCGAAAAATTTGTTCCctgtttggatttttttgtttcaaactttcaaacccttgaAGGATACAAACTACTACAAAGGTTGCACTTGAATAGAATTAAATGTGTGCCCCTTGGATGATGCACATAAAATAGCACTAGACCCTTTGTGAACGTGGAAGTCATGCACCCACCCACTGACACCTTTTAATCTGCACGGTAGTTTGTCCTTCTCCTTCACCTACCTTTATTCATTGTGATGatccaaacaaacaaacaccaaCAATCTCATTCTCTACCACAGTCATCGTTGCattgaaatgatattttttttactttaattataagttttagGTTTAAACtgtgaatatataattatattaaatattttaaaaaaattatcatttattgtAATTCTATCcgatttaaataaaagtaaaaaataaatgtattataaaaaaaaaatctcattctcTATTGTGagaaaaaagatggaaaatCAATCTCATGAGACTCTGCCCCTCACTCATTCCTAGACAGATCTCAGTGATTCAGTTTATTTCAGATTTCAGACAGAGAAATGGTCCACACACCCACCTCATTGATTTGCTCCAGGCAAACCTCATTTTCCCTTTCTGGCTCATATCCTTGTTCATAGACACATACACACATACAaggtttgcaaaaaaaaataaaataataacacctATTTGGGATGGATTACCGTGCAAAAGTTCACAATTGATTAGACATCATTGAGGGAAACCACAGTTTTGGCCACATGACTCAACTTTTCATAATTTCAATAATCAGAACATAATTAAGCATGTAATTACCCCCAATTGAAACCCCCACCAGTTACAGTGACAGAtatttttcatgattaagaatttaataattaatcagAACGTAACCCATCAATTACAGTGATAGAGATACCAATTTGATTATGGAGAACTCAGTGActcaaaagaaaggaaaagaaacaaaatttcgGCCCTACTTACCGTCAATTCGTTCTTTTccaattcttcttctcttttccgAAAGAGTGGTGTACCAATTATTCCAGCGCGTGAAAAATTCTTCacgaaaagaaatgaaaaagaaaagaaaagcatatCTTTTTTCCATTACGATTCCTGAcaatatagagagaaaaaaaaagtaagtacaattggaagaagaagaagcaacattCTGTTCAGTTGTCCTCGCCATCACCTACCTAAGGCTTTTTCCTTTCACATAAACCAaacactaaaagaaaaaaattttaaaaaaaaagagtctaaAAACTAGGAATTTACATGAgaaaatccttaaaaaaaactaaaggggTGGTGAATTCTAGCCAAAGATCAATTCTTTCTTTCATGGTTTCAACCCAGATTTTAAATTACGGTCGCAGTTTCATCGGGATTCTTAATATCATGGGAAATTGTGAACAAGACTCCGAAAACCTAAATGTTGTCGCGGATCGTTTTCTAAAACCTCGGACTTTTGACCAGAATTCAGAAGCCAAAACACCCAacatggtggtggtgatgatgatgaagggACTTGTCCCTATCAATCAAGCCACGAACGTTTCTGAATTCCTCAACATGGCAAGGGATGGTGATGGTGCCCTTTTGATCAAAGCCATACTCTTCCTCTGCCTCTTTGAGAAGCTGCATGAAGAGAGGGTGGTTGATGTAAATCACAGGCACTACGAACCTTTGTTGCTCTTCTCCTTGACCAACCTTAATTGCCATGCACCCTTTTGGGACCCCTCTGAACTCTTGTTGCTTATTCTTCCCTTCACGATGATGGTGATGGTGCAGATTGAAACTCTTGCTTGGACTCTTCTCTCCAATACCCATTTTTTTCTGCcaccaagaaagaaagaaagacaaaaggaaacaagaaaaaaggagGACTTTCGTATGTGTGtttgaaaggaagaaaaaggtcACAGGAAAACGAAGATGAGAAAAAAGGACCAAGGTTCTGAGCCTGTTGTTGCCATGTAGGAACGGGTTAGGGAAGAGTAACTCGGAGACCTTAGATTGTTGGACATGGCTGATGATAATGAGAAACTAAAGTACTCATATGCTATGCAATGACTTGAAACTGATGATATATAGGACAAAAagtatagagagagagagtgtgggTGTGAGAGTAATTTTTCCCTGAATATGGGTTCTAGGTTGAGGACTACAAGTGGGACTTGTCTAGACCGTTTGATCGGGGTGGGTGATGATGATCACCATTTTTTGGGGTCAATCGTGTCACTCTCAGAGGTTTAGAGAAAAAATAGGAAAGTTACTTGGAATTTGATTTGCTGCCCTCTATCACTTCTG
The Glycine max cultivar Williams 82 chromosome 16, Glycine_max_v4.0, whole genome shotgun sequence genome window above contains:
- the LOC111188139 gene encoding SAUR-like auxin-responsive family protein translates to MGIGEKSPSKSFNLHHHHHREGKNKQQEFRGVPKGCMAIKVGQGEEQQRFVVPVIYINHPLFMQLLKEAEEEYGFDQKGTITIPCHVEEFRNVRGLIDRDKSLHHHHHHHVGCFGF